A section of the Humulus lupulus chromosome 2, drHumLupu1.1, whole genome shotgun sequence genome encodes:
- the LOC133818852 gene encoding succinate dehydrogenase assembly factor 2, mitochondrial-like: MGSLRRALVSVDRFLQSSAAIHSSFSVAEANSLVRAPESLCRPHSTVGYCRVYRFYSNNYTNLPSFNIDLSNEESKKHLYNRLVYRSKQMGFLELDLVLGKWVEEHINSMDENGIKALVHVLDLENPDLWKWITGQEQTPKALQINPVFTALRDKVMNNLNRHSSPETRAKPGQPWVRGWDDIKRARDSPITGNQ; encoded by the exons ATGGGGAGTTTGAGAAGAGCATTGGTTTCAGTCGATCGTTTTCTCCAATCATCGGCCGCAATCCATAGTAGCTTCTCGGTCGCGGAGGCCAACTCTCTGGTTCGAGCGCCTGAATCTTTGTGTAG GCCTCATTCAACCGTTGGTTATTGTCGGGTTTACCGCTTTTATTCAAACAATTACACCAATTTACCGTCTTTTAATATCGATCTCTCCAACGAAGAGAGCAAGAAACACCTTTATAACAg ACTGGTATACAGGAGCAAACAGATGGGATTTCTGGAGTTGGATTTGGTTTTGGGCAAATGGGTAGAGGAGCATATCAACTCCATGGATGAAAATGGAATCAAAGCTCTCGTCCATGTCCTCGACCTG gaAAATCCAGATCTCTGGAAGTGGATAACTGGTCAAGAGCAAACTCCTAAGGCACTTCAAATTAATCCT GTCTTTACTGCTCTGCGTGACAAAGTCATGAACAATCTTAATAGACATTCTTCTCCTGAAACACGAGCAAAACCTGGACAGCCATGGGTGAGAGGTTGGGATGACATCAAGAGAGCTCGGGACAGCCCTATTACTGGAAATCAGTAA